One Sphaeramia orbicularis chromosome 21, fSphaOr1.1, whole genome shotgun sequence DNA window includes the following coding sequences:
- the LOC115412383 gene encoding gamma-crystallin M3-like, translating into MGKIIFYEDRNFKGRSYECVTDCSDMTSFLSKCQSCRVEGGCFVVYDRPNYTGNQYFLRMGEYSDYMLFGLTDSIRSCRLIPQHKGCFRLKIYETESFQGQNHELVEDCDNIMDRYHMCDCQSFQVMDGHWLMYEQPNYRGRMVYLSPGKYRSMRDVGYSGMRISSIRRITELC; encoded by the exons ATGGGCAAG ATCATCTTCTACGAGGACAGGAACTTCAAGGGTCGCTCCTATGAGTGTGTGACCGACTGTTCTGACATGACCTCCTTCCTGAGCAAATGTCAGTCCTGTAGGGTGGAGGGCGGCTGCTTCGTGGTCTACGACCGCCCTAACTACACGGGAAACCAGTACTTCCTGAGGATGGGAGAGTACTCTGATTACATGTTATTTGGCTTGACTGACTCCATCCGATCCTGCCGTTTGATTCCTCAG CACAAGGGCTGTTTCAGGTTGAAGATCTATGAGACGGAGAGCTTCCAAGGTCAAAATCATGAGCTGGTTGAAGACTGCGACAACATCATGGATCGCTACCACATGTGCGACTGCCAGTCCTTTCAGGTGATGGACGGACACTGGCTGATGTACGAGCAGCCCAACTACAGAGGCAGGATGGTGTACCTGAGCCCCGGAAAGTACAGGAGCATGAGAGATGTCGGGTACAGCGGCATGAGGATCAGCTCCATCAGGCGCATAACAGAACTGTGCTGA